In one window of Prionailurus bengalensis isolate Pbe53 chromosome B3, Fcat_Pben_1.1_paternal_pri, whole genome shotgun sequence DNA:
- the LOC122467888 gene encoding olfactory receptor 4Q2: MDENQTEVVTDFVLAGFSQTPSTEAGLFVLFLFFYVSTWVGNVLIMVTVASDNYLNSSPMYFLLGNLSFLDLCYSTVTTPKLLADFLDNDKLIHYDQCIAQLFFLHFVGAAEMFLLTVMAYDRYVAICRPLHYTTIMSRGLCCVLVAASWMGGFVHSTVQTILTIRLPFCGPNHVDNFFCDVPPVIKLACTDTFVIELLMVSNSGLISTSSFVVLVSSYSTILVKIRSKEGRRKALSTCGSHLMVVTLFFGPCIFIYARPFSTFSVDKMVSVLYNVITPMMNPLIYTLRNKEVKSAMQKLWDRSGLIWKK; this comes from the coding sequence ATGGATGAAAATCAAACAGAGGTGGTGACAGACTTTGTCCTGGCAGGCTTCTCGCAGACACCATCTACTGAGGCAGGACTATTTGTACTATTCCTTTTCTTCTATGTGTCCACTTGGGTAGGCAATGTCCTCATCATGGTCACAGTGGCCTCTGATAACTATTTGAATTCATCACCTATGTATTTCCTTCTTGGCAACCTCTCTTTCCTGGACTTATGTTATTCAACAGTAACTACTCCAAAGCTTCTGGCTGACTTTCTTGATAATGACAAGCTCATTCACTATGACCAATGCATTGCGCAGCTCTTCTTTCTGCATTTTGTAGGGGCAGCTGAGATGTTCCTGCTCACAGTGATGGCCTATGATCGCTATGTTGCAATTTGTCGCCCCCTGCATTATACCACTATCATGAGTCGAGGATTATGCTGTGTGTTGGTAGCTGCCTCCTGGATGGGAGGATTTGTGCACTCTACTGTCCAGACGATTCTCACTATCCGTCTGCCCTTTTGTGGACCAAACCATGTGGACAACTTCTTTTGTGATGTTCCCCCTGTCATTAAACTTGCCTGTACAGACACCTTTGTCATTGAATTGCTAATGGTATCTAACAGTGGGTTGATCTCTACCAGCTCCTTTGTGGTACTGGTTTCTTCCTACTCCACTATCCTGGTCAAGATTCGCTCCAAGGAGGGAAGGCGAAAGGCACTCTCCACCTGTGGCTCCCACCTCATGGTGGTAACACTCTTCTTTGGACCCTGTATTTTCATCTATGCTCGTCCCTTCTCCACTTTTTCTGTGGACAAGATGGTGTCTGTACTCTACAATGTTATTACCCCCATGATGAATCCCCTCATCTATACACTTCGGAACAAAGAGGTCAAGTCAGCCATGCAGAAACTGTGGGACAGGAGTGGacttatttggaaaaagtag